The stretch of DNA CGCCGATGCCCGCGATCAGCGCCTTGTCCGTCATCCTCGTTCTCCCTTTCACCGCATGGGTCCGACGGCACCGTACGTCATCCGGTAGGGCGAAGATCACAGACGTGGGGCGCCATGGGCGTGGCCCGGGCTGAGTACGGTGAGCGGGTGCCCACGCGTAGGAACACGTTCTCATCATGGTGGCGCCGCCTCGCGCAGCGCGCCGTCCACGCGGGCTGGGCCTGGGTGCAGCGCACGGGCTCCGTCACGGCCGAGCGGCCCGGACGCCTCCGCTTCGGCGCGATGGGAACAGGTACCAGGCTGGCCTTCCCGCTCGGCACGGTCTTCGGCGAACCGTGGATCCACCTCGGCGCGCACTGCATCGTCGGCGAGCAGGTCACGCTGACCGCCGGTCTGATGCCCGACCTGGACCTCGGCCCGGAGCCGATCCTGCGCATCGGGGACGGGGTGGTGCTCGGCCGCGGCAGTCACGTCATCGCCGACACCACGGTGACCATCGGCAGCGACTGCTACTTCGGCCCCTACGTCTACGTCACCTCCACCAACCACTCCTACGACGACCCGCACCAGCCCATCGGCAAGCAGTGGCCCAGGATGGAGCCGGTGGAGATCGGTCCCGGCTGCTGGATCGGCACCGGAGCGGTGATCCTGCCCGGCGCGCGGATCGGGAGGAACGTCGTGGTGGCGGCCGGCGCGGTGGTGCGCGGCGAGGTCCCCGACCACGCGGTGGTCGCGGGTGCGCCCGCCCGGGTCGTACGCCGCTGGACCGCCGCCGAGGGCTGGCAGCCGCCGCTGCGTACCCCGGCCCCGGTACCGATACCGCAGGGCGTCACCCCGGAGCAGTTGCTGGCACTGGCGGAGCTGGACGAGGAGAGCGCTGCCCGGCTGGCCGAGTGGGACAAGGAGTCCGGTTCGCGGCTGGCCGGGCTGGAGACCGAGGGCGGCTGATCCGGTCCCGGCCGGTCCAGGGCTCAGCCCGTCGCCAGCAGCAGGGTCCCCACGAGCGCCAGACCCGCTCCGGCCGCCTGGACGGCCCGCAGCCGTTCGCTGAGGAAGCCGCGGGCGGCGAGCGCGGTCACCACCGGGTAGAGGGAGGCGAGGACGGCGGCCACCGTGACCGGGCCGTGCTGGGCGGCGACGCAGTACGTGCCGTTGGCGGCGACGTCCGCGAGGCCGACGAAGCCGAGCGCGGGCAGTGAGCGCCAGGGGAATCCGGCCTCGGGCAGTACGGGCCCGCCGCGCCGTGCGGAGGCGTACAGCGCGGCGCCGCCCGCCGCCACGTTGGTCACGCGCTGCACGAAGAGCGCGAGGAACAGGCCGGTGACGGTGGTGGAGGCCTCGGCGATCAGCGCGAACACCGTGCCGAAGCCGAGGGCCGCGACCAGGGTCAGCCCGATCGCCCGCCGCTGCACGGCGGCGCCTCCCCGGCGCGGCCCGCCCGCGAGCACGACACCCGTGACGGCGACCGCGATCCCCGCGACCTGGAGCAGTCCGGGCCGCTCGCCGAGCACCAGTCCGACGGAGATCGGCACGGCCACGCCGAGCGAGGCCAGCGGTGAGATCACGCCCATCGGGCCGAGGGTGAGCGCCTTGTAGAAGGAGAACATCGCGACCGGGCCGACCAGGCCCGCGGCGAACGCGAACCACAGCCGCGGTCCGGCCTCGCTCCAGCCGCCGGTGGCGACGACGATCACGCCCAGCACCGCCGCCGCGACGGACTGGGAGACCACGACGACCGTCAGCGCGGGCATGCGCCGGGTGAGCAGTCCGCCGCCGAAGTCGGCCAGCCCCCACAGGAGGCTGGTGGCCAGGGCGAAGAATGCTGTCACGGCGTGCCTCGCAGTACAGTTCGGTGAACGATCGGGTGCAACCCACCGTAGTTCAGCGAAGTAAACTCTGTCATCCAGAATATTGGACGGAATGTGTCGGACCTCGAACTGCTGACCCAGTCCCTGGCGCGCAACGTCAAACGCTGGCGTACCGAGCGGGGCTTCACCCTGGACACGCTCGCCGCCCGCGCGGGAGTCAGCCGCGGCATGCTCATCCAGATCGAGCAGGCCCGCACCAACCCCAGCCTCGGCACCGTCGTCAAGATCGGTGACGCGCTAGGCGTCAGCATCACCAGCCTGCTCGACTACGAGCAGGGCCCCCGGGTCCGCGTCGTCCCGGCCGACCAGGCCGTCCGCCTGTGGCACACCGACGCCGGCAGCTACAACCGGCTCCTGGCCGGTGTCGAGGCGCCCGGTCCGCTGGAGATGTGGGAGTGGCGCCTGATGCCCGGCGAGGGCAGCCCCTCCGACCCGCACCCCGCCGGCACCGTCGAACTGGTCCACGTCACCGCGGGGGAGCTGACGCTCACCGTCGACGCGGTGGAGTACCGCGTGCCGGCCGGCGCCAGCGCCTCCTTCGAGGCCAACACCCCGCACACGTACGCCAACGACGGTGCCGAGCCGATGGACATGGTGATGGCCGTGTCGGTCCCGCCCGTGCACTGAGACGCCCCGCCGCACAGCCCGGCGCGGCTGTTAGCGTGCGGTCATGCGCGCACCCATCGGGAACTTCGACCAGGCCACGCCCGCCCCCGACTGCCTCGACGAGCTGACCCGCCCGGTCGCCGATGCCGTACGCCACTGGTGCGGCGCTGTCCCGGCCGACGAGATCGTCTACGTCGAGACCGACCCGGAGTGGGCCGACACCGCCGTCTTCGTCGAGCACTACGGCCCGGAACTGCTGGAGACCTCCGCGAACTGTGTGGTCGTGGCGGGCCGGCGCGGCGGCGAGACCCGACTGGCCGCCTGCCTCGCCCTGTCCGCCACCCGCGTCGACGTCAACGGCGTCGTGCGCCGCCAACTCGGCGCCCGCAAGGCCTCCTTCGCGCCCATGGAGGTGGCGACCGGGGAGACCGGCATGGAGTACGGCGGCATCACGCCCATCGGACTCCCCGCCGACTGGCCCCTCCTGGTCGACTCCCGCGTCGTCGACCTGCCCTACGTCCTGGTCGGCAGCGGGCGGCGCCGCGGCAAGCTCCTGGTGCCGGGCAAGGCGTTCGCGCAGCTGCCCGGCGCGGTGGTGCTGGACGGGCTCGGGGTCTGATCCCGTCCGCGGCGCTCAGGCCGGCGCGTGGTGGGCGAGGCGCAGATGCGGGTCGGCCTCGCCGGGGGCCGGGGCCGGGTCGGCGTGGACCAGGGCCGCGGTGAGGCCGGGTACGGCGTGGAGCAGGGCGTGTTCGGCCTCCACGGCGGTGGCGTGGGCCTGGCGCACGGTCGCCTCGCCGTCCACGACCACCGCGACCTCCGCGCGCAGCCGGTGGCCGATCCAGCGCAGCCGGAGCTCGCCGACCGCCCGCACGCCCGGCACCTCGGTCAGTGCCCGTTCGGCGCGGTCCACCAGGGCCGGGTCGACGGCGTCCATCATCCGCCGGAACACCTCGCGGGCCGCGTCGCGCAGCACCAGCGCGATGGCCGTCGTGATCGCCAGCCCCACGATCGGGTCGGCGGCGCGCAGTCCCAGGGCCGAGCCGGCGGCGCCCAGCAGGACGGCCAGTGAGGTGAAGCCGTCCGTGCGCGCGTGCAGCCCGTCGGCGACCAGCGCGGCCGAGCCGATGGCGCGGCCGACACGGATCCGGTGGCGGGCCACCCACTCGTTGCCCGCGAACCCGACGAGGGCCGCCAGGGCGACCGCGGGCAGGTGCTCGACGGGGCGCGGATCGAGAAGCCGCTGGAAGGCGGCCCAGGCGGAGAAGGCGGCGGACGCGGCGATGGTCACCACGATCACCAGGCCCGCCAGGTCCTCGGCGCGTCCGTAGCCGTAGGTGAAACGCCGGGTCGCCGCGCGGCGGCCCAGCACGAAGGCGATTCCCAGCGGTACGGCGGTCAGGGCGTCCGCCGTGTTGTGCACCGTGTCGCCGAGCAGCGCGATGGAGCCGGACGCGACCACCACCACCGCCTGGGCGAGCGCCGTGGCGCCGAGCACGGCCAGCGAGACCCACAGCGCCCGCATACCGCGGGCGGAGGACTCCAGCGCGCGGTCCAGCCGGTCGGCGGAGTCGTGGGAGTGGGGGGCGAGGAGGTGCGCGAGGCGGTGGCGGAGAGAGGGTCCGTGCGCGGGCTCGTGCTCGGGTCCGTGGTGGTGCCCGCGGTGGTGCCGGTCGGTCACGTGCTTCCCCTTCCGTGCGCGCGGAGGTGGACGTGTGGCGCCCACGACGCCATTATGTGCGTATGAGCGCACGCATGCACCTGTCATCTGCGCACGATGCGCACCCGCGCACCCCGGGCGAGGAGCAGTTGGCGCTGGCCGCCGAACTCCTCGCCCTGCTCGGCGACCGCACCAGGCTCGCCCTGCTGCACGCGCTGACGTCCGGCGAGGCCGACGTCACCACGCTCACCGAGGCGTGCGGGGCGGCCCGTCCTGCGGTCAGCCAGCACCTGGCAAGGCTGCGGCTGGCCGGGCTGGTGAACACGCGCAAGGAGGGCCGCCGGGTCGTCTACTCCCTGCGCGACGGCCACCTGCGCCGGCTGGTGGACGAGGCGCTGAACGTCGCCGACCACCGGCTCGGCGACCGGCCCCTCCACGACTGAG from Streptomyces sp. 6-11-2 encodes:
- a CDS encoding acyltransferase, translating into MGVARAEYGERVPTRRNTFSSWWRRLAQRAVHAGWAWVQRTGSVTAERPGRLRFGAMGTGTRLAFPLGTVFGEPWIHLGAHCIVGEQVTLTAGLMPDLDLGPEPILRIGDGVVLGRGSHVIADTTVTIGSDCYFGPYVYVTSTNHSYDDPHQPIGKQWPRMEPVEIGPGCWIGTGAVILPGARIGRNVVVAAGAVVRGEVPDHAVVAGAPARVVRRWTAAEGWQPPLRTPAPVPIPQGVTPEQLLALAELDEESAARLAEWDKESGSRLAGLETEGG
- a CDS encoding DMT family transporter, with product MTAFFALATSLLWGLADFGGGLLTRRMPALTVVVVSQSVAAAVLGVIVVATGGWSEAGPRLWFAFAAGLVGPVAMFSFYKALTLGPMGVISPLASLGVAVPISVGLVLGERPGLLQVAGIAVAVTGVVLAGGPRRGGAAVQRRAIGLTLVAALGFGTVFALIAEASTTVTGLFLALFVQRVTNVAAGGAALYASARRGGPVLPEAGFPWRSLPALGFVGLADVAANGTYCVAAQHGPVTVAAVLASLYPVVTALAARGFLSERLRAVQAAGAGLALVGTLLLATG
- a CDS encoding helix-turn-helix domain-containing protein; amino-acid sequence: MSDLELLTQSLARNVKRWRTERGFTLDTLAARAGVSRGMLIQIEQARTNPSLGTVVKIGDALGVSITSLLDYEQGPRVRVVPADQAVRLWHTDAGSYNRLLAGVEAPGPLEMWEWRLMPGEGSPSDPHPAGTVELVHVTAGELTLTVDAVEYRVPAGASASFEANTPHTYANDGAEPMDMVMAVSVPPVH
- a CDS encoding YbaK/EbsC family protein: MRAPIGNFDQATPAPDCLDELTRPVADAVRHWCGAVPADEIVYVETDPEWADTAVFVEHYGPELLETSANCVVVAGRRGGETRLAACLALSATRVDVNGVVRRQLGARKASFAPMEVATGETGMEYGGITPIGLPADWPLLVDSRVVDLPYVLVGSGRRRGKLLVPGKAFAQLPGAVVLDGLGV
- a CDS encoding cation diffusion facilitator family transporter: MTDRHHRGHHHGPEHEPAHGPSLRHRLAHLLAPHSHDSADRLDRALESSARGMRALWVSLAVLGATALAQAVVVVASGSIALLGDTVHNTADALTAVPLGIAFVLGRRAATRRFTYGYGRAEDLAGLVIVVTIAASAAFSAWAAFQRLLDPRPVEHLPAVALAALVGFAGNEWVARHRIRVGRAIGSAALVADGLHARTDGFTSLAVLLGAAGSALGLRAADPIVGLAITTAIALVLRDAAREVFRRMMDAVDPALVDRAERALTEVPGVRAVGELRLRWIGHRLRAEVAVVVDGEATVRQAHATAVEAEHALLHAVPGLTAALVHADPAPAPGEADPHLRLAHHAPA
- a CDS encoding metalloregulator ArsR/SmtB family transcription factor; this translates as MSARMHLSSAHDAHPRTPGEEQLALAAELLALLGDRTRLALLHALTSGEADVTTLTEACGAARPAVSQHLARLRLAGLVNTRKEGRRVVYSLRDGHLRRLVDEALNVADHRLGDRPLHD